One genomic region from Sulfuriflexus mobilis encodes:
- a CDS encoding FMN-dependent NADH-azoreductase, protein MSRILRIDASSRSHGSFSMEFADYFQKKWLEQHPDDEIVVRNLAKDAIPHIDENCITGFYTPKEQHTDALKSATRLSDTLIDELLSADVLLISTPMYNFSVPSALKAWIDQIVRIGHTFNFDADKGLYGLVEGKRAYVVTASGAVFSNPEMAAYNFLDPYLKTLLGFLGIGDVNFISIEGTTTDEKALEKSKQQAIKEIDDLVCQVPDEARLAQASN, encoded by the coding sequence ATGTCACGAATATTACGTATTGATGCCAGTTCACGAAGCCACGGCTCTTTTTCAATGGAGTTTGCGGACTATTTTCAGAAAAAATGGCTGGAGCAGCACCCGGATGATGAAATCGTCGTACGTAATCTCGCTAAAGACGCGATTCCGCACATTGACGAGAATTGCATTACGGGATTCTATACACCCAAGGAACAGCACACCGATGCATTGAAAAGTGCGACTCGCTTATCGGATACGCTTATCGACGAATTGCTGTCCGCTGATGTACTGCTAATCAGTACCCCAATGTATAATTTCTCTGTGCCCTCCGCGCTAAAGGCCTGGATCGACCAGATAGTCAGAATTGGCCACACCTTTAATTTTGATGCGGACAAAGGGCTTTACGGTCTGGTTGAGGGTAAACGTGCCTATGTTGTTACAGCAAGTGGCGCTGTGTTTTCTAATCCTGAAATGGCTGCGTATAATTTCCTGGATCCGTATCTTAAAACCCTGCTAGGATTTCTTGGTATCGGTGATGTGAACTTTATATCAATAGAAGGAACAACCACGGATGAAAAGGCGCTAGAGAAAAGCAAACAACAGGCGATAAAAGAGATAGATGACCTGGTCTGTCAAGTGCCTGATGAGGCTCGCCTGGCACAGGCAAGCAACTAG
- a CDS encoding DUF3622 domain-containing protein codes for MSKAKKYDYRVVRDDTSWTVEIIRRITSKETVVSKSQGGFATEAEAQEWGQTELKSFLQNLTERNRRRSRQREQGQ; via the coding sequence ATGTCGAAAGCCAAAAAATACGATTATCGAGTAGTCCGGGATGATACTTCCTGGACTGTAGAAATCATAAGGCGTATCACCTCGAAGGAAACCGTGGTTTCAAAGAGTCAAGGTGGGTTTGCTACTGAGGCGGAGGCACAAGAGTGGGGGCAAACAGAGCTAAAGTCTTTTTTGCAGAACCTTACTGAACGCAACAGGCGTCGTTCCAGACAGCGCGAGCAAGGGCAGTAA
- a CDS encoding DUF2237 family protein: MDMFESVNVLGEPLVLCGDDPVTGFYRDGKCNTCKEDVGSHTVCIEASKEFLEYSRSKGNDLSTPMPEHGFEGLIPGDGWCLCAARWLEAYENNMAPRVHLTKTHIKALEVVPIALLKKYAVDLN, from the coding sequence ATGGACATGTTTGAATCAGTCAATGTGCTTGGTGAGCCACTGGTATTATGTGGGGACGACCCGGTGACGGGGTTTTACCGAGACGGTAAATGTAATACGTGTAAAGAAGATGTGGGTTCACATACGGTCTGTATTGAGGCCTCAAAGGAATTTCTCGAATACTCCCGATCTAAAGGCAATGATCTGTCAACGCCCATGCCTGAACATGGGTTCGAGGGCCTGATACCGGGTGATGGCTGGTGCCTGTGTGCGGCGCGCTGGCTGGAGGCCTATGAAAACAATATGGCACCCAGAGTTCACCTGACAAAAACTCATATAAAGGCCTTAGAGGTTGTCCCTATAGCGCTGCTGAAAAAATATGCAGTGGATCTAAATTAG
- a CDS encoding XdhC family protein — MLIIGAGELARRVAQLALMLDYAVTLCDPRPEYVNGWEVEGTVQVSTAPETFLPAFAPDPQTVVLALAHAPQLEDAALAAALQTKAFYIGALGSQKNQQARLQRLQRMGLSPQQRARLHGPVGLDIGSRTPAEIAIAITAALIAARNTAAQTLPQTARQHG; from the coding sequence ATGCTGATCATAGGTGCCGGCGAACTGGCCCGACGCGTGGCACAACTCGCGCTCATGCTCGATTACGCCGTCACCCTCTGCGATCCACGGCCGGAGTACGTCAACGGCTGGGAGGTCGAAGGCACCGTCCAGGTCAGCACCGCCCCGGAGACCTTCCTGCCAGCGTTTGCGCCCGACCCCCAGACCGTTGTCCTGGCCCTGGCGCACGCGCCACAGTTAGAAGACGCCGCACTGGCCGCGGCACTGCAGACCAAGGCCTTCTATATTGGCGCCCTCGGCTCACAAAAAAACCAGCAGGCCCGGCTGCAGCGCTTGCAACGCATGGGACTCAGCCCCCAGCAACGCGCACGTCTGCATGGACCGGTGGGCCTCGATATCGGCAGTCGTACACCGGCCGAAATTGCCATTGCCATTACCGCGGCACTGATCGCGGCGCGCAATACGGCCGCGCAAACACTACCACAGACCGCGCGTCAGCATGGCTGA
- a CDS encoding AEC family transporter, translating into MYALHNLVNAVLVIVFIYALAIFLRRKGTLKEEHSLTLARIVTDLCLPAIIFVTLAKQSIQLDQMAPALVMLGLELFCIALAWGISVLLKFNKAQQGAIVFCSAFGSSTFLGYSIIIQMFPHTPEALSEAVLISEIGVGYPIFILGPILAAYFGSETIDVKSQWKSSLGFFKSPVFFALLIGLFWGGFQLPGEENVYLAPLFQLSNILASALTPLAILSVGLMFKLPDPRKIIAALTIVILLKLIIKPLLASSLAIQFGFPELWQEVLVLLAAMPPAVLGVVFLRRHGGDASLASALLLIASLVSIVTLVGVFWTIG; encoded by the coding sequence ATGTACGCATTGCATAATCTTGTGAATGCCGTTCTCGTCATTGTGTTTATTTATGCGCTGGCCATTTTTCTGCGGCGCAAGGGGACATTAAAAGAAGAACATTCCCTGACGCTTGCCCGCATTGTTACCGACTTGTGTTTGCCAGCCATTATTTTCGTTACCCTGGCAAAGCAGTCAATCCAGTTGGATCAAATGGCCCCGGCACTGGTCATGCTGGGCCTGGAACTGTTTTGCATTGCCCTGGCATGGGGGATTAGCGTCTTACTGAAGTTTAACAAGGCACAGCAAGGTGCCATTGTTTTCTGCTCTGCATTCGGATCCTCAACGTTTCTGGGGTACTCGATTATTATACAAATGTTTCCGCACACGCCTGAAGCGCTCAGCGAGGCCGTGCTTATTTCAGAAATAGGCGTTGGCTACCCAATCTTTATTTTAGGCCCCATCCTTGCTGCCTATTTTGGTTCAGAAACGATAGACGTAAAATCACAATGGAAATCATCTCTGGGGTTTTTCAAGTCCCCCGTGTTTTTCGCATTACTCATTGGGCTTTTTTGGGGAGGTTTTCAACTACCTGGTGAAGAGAATGTCTATCTGGCCCCGCTATTTCAGCTAAGCAATATATTGGCCTCGGCGCTGACGCCGCTTGCCATTTTATCGGTTGGGCTTATGTTCAAATTGCCCGACCCACGCAAGATAATAGCAGCGCTGACAATTGTCATTCTCCTGAAATTAATTATTAAACCCCTGCTTGCCAGTTCTCTCGCTATCCAATTTGGTTTTCCTGAACTCTGGCAAGAGGTCTTGGTTCTTCTTGCCGCAATGCCACCAGCTGTTCTTGGCGTGGTTTTTCTGAGGCGTCATGGTGGAGATGCTTCACTGGCATCAGCTCTGCTGCTGATCGCAAGTCTGGTAAGCATCGTGACCCTTGTGGGGGTCTTCTGGACGATCGGATAG
- a CDS encoding NAD(P)-dependent oxidoreductase yields the protein MMTEIAVLGLGAMGSRMARKLIEAGYRVVGYNRTPDNAGILEAEGVHFANSPREAAAQADIVISMVSDDAASRAIWLSPDSGAVHGLRPGSIVIESSTLSLQWIHDLGTVIRQHGAEFLDAPVAGSRPQAEAGQLIYFVGGSEQALERTREVLSTMGATVHHVGPNGSGIMMKLAVNAIFGIQVAAFAEMLGMLEKCGIAIKDTVQILNELPTTSPALKNVANQMAQQAFSPLFPIDLVEKDFRYVLEAAIGAGALVPTSNTVQEVFMNAKLQGYGEDNISGVVQLYTSESNEQRGRNQEGVSQSQVN from the coding sequence ATGATGACAGAAATTGCAGTATTAGGTCTGGGGGCCATGGGTTCACGAATGGCGCGTAAACTCATTGAGGCCGGCTATCGAGTGGTTGGATACAATCGTACCCCGGATAATGCCGGGATTTTAGAGGCAGAGGGCGTGCATTTCGCAAATAGCCCTAGAGAAGCTGCCGCACAGGCTGACATTGTAATCAGTATGGTTAGCGATGATGCCGCCTCACGTGCTATTTGGTTATCACCAGACTCAGGTGCGGTGCACGGATTGCGCCCTGGTAGTATTGTGATTGAATCGAGCACGCTCTCACTTCAGTGGATACACGATCTTGGGACAGTCATTAGACAACATGGCGCGGAATTTCTGGACGCCCCGGTGGCCGGTTCCAGACCTCAGGCTGAGGCAGGTCAATTAATTTATTTCGTGGGTGGGTCGGAACAGGCCCTTGAAAGAACCCGCGAGGTGCTTTCCACAATGGGCGCTACGGTGCATCATGTTGGGCCGAATGGTTCCGGTATAATGATGAAACTCGCGGTCAATGCGATTTTTGGGATCCAGGTGGCGGCTTTCGCTGAAATGCTGGGAATGCTTGAAAAATGCGGTATTGCGATTAAGGATACGGTACAGATATTGAATGAATTGCCTACTACTAGCCCGGCGCTAAAGAATGTTGCGAATCAGATGGCGCAACAAGCCTTCTCGCCCCTTTTTCCAATTGATTTAGTGGAGAAAGATTTTCGTTATGTGCTGGAAGCCGCAATAGGTGCTGGCGCATTGGTGCCGACATCGAATACCGTCCAGGAAGTCTTTATGAATGCCAAGCTACAGGGTTACGGCGAGGACAACATTTCTGGCGTCGTCCAACTCTATACTTCTGAGTCGAACGAACAACGGGGAAGAAATCAAGAGGGCGTCTCGCAGAGTCAGGTTAACTGA
- a CDS encoding MGMT family protein, which yields MSYEDIYAMVRRVPRGRVATYGQIARLVNRPRGARQIGYALAALARATSEAQVPWHRVVNARGEVSPRTKAGYEEFQRILLEDEGVTFDLNGRINLARFLWRPRDRNTTVPD from the coding sequence ATGAGCTACGAGGATATTTACGCAATGGTGCGCAGGGTCCCGCGTGGCCGCGTTGCAACCTATGGCCAGATCGCACGCCTGGTCAACCGACCTCGTGGCGCGCGACAGATCGGTTACGCACTGGCGGCCCTGGCCAGGGCCACCAGCGAGGCTCAGGTCCCATGGCACCGGGTCGTCAACGCACGTGGTGAAGTCAGTCCACGGACAAAGGCAGGTTACGAAGAATTTCAAAGGATTTTACTGGAAGATGAAGGTGTCACATTTGACCTAAATGGTCGAATAAATTTAGCGCGATTCTTATGGCGGCCACGTGACAGAAATACCACGGTACCGGATTAA
- a CDS encoding cation:proton antiporter yields MNETIVLSLAGIGILALACQWLAWWVKLPAILFLLLAGILVGPVAGWIHPDALFGDLLFPMVSLSVAVVLFEGSLTLKFSEIKGLERIVQRMVSTGVLTTWAVTTLAAYALLDISLQLALLFGALTVVTGPTVIVPMLRSVRPTAHLSSILRWEGIVIDPIGALLAVLVYEFIVSGSGGVALGHILLLFAEQILTGLVFGAIAGYALGVVLRRHLLPEYLRSVATLMLVFGVFALSNYIREESGLLTVTIMGIWLANMKNVDMRDILNFKETLSIVLISGLFIILAARVDFNLVAQLGWGALGVLLIMQFVARPLKILLSTWGSSLSWRERALLAWIAPRGIVAAAVAALFALQLQQRGFAQAELLVPMTFIVIIGTVALQSSTARLLAVWLGVAEPDPKGFLIAGASPLARAIALVLQEHDFRVLLADSSWDNIRAAKMDNLPTFYGNVVSEHADRRLDLVGIGRLLALSGVREENALAAMRYRAEFGAANVFTLQVAADKEGDTKTDRPPEGHMAFAEDVSFTQLSTMLAEGATIRSTGLTDEFGFDEYHKKYYRRAIPLFAINPRGQLSVYSADRDIKPGPGWTIISLIAQPVEKPVAKAEDQTRQGTEDGDKPETSA; encoded by the coding sequence ATGAATGAAACGATCGTTCTGAGTCTCGCCGGGATTGGTATTCTGGCCCTGGCCTGTCAATGGCTTGCCTGGTGGGTAAAGCTGCCCGCTATTCTGTTTTTATTACTGGCAGGCATTCTGGTGGGACCGGTAGCCGGCTGGATTCATCCGGATGCGCTGTTTGGCGATTTACTCTTCCCCATGGTGTCGCTATCGGTGGCCGTGGTCCTCTTTGAAGGCAGTCTGACGCTGAAGTTCAGCGAGATAAAAGGCCTCGAACGTATCGTGCAACGCATGGTTAGCACGGGCGTGCTGACAACCTGGGCCGTTACCACACTGGCTGCTTACGCCTTGCTCGATATTTCATTGCAACTTGCCTTGCTGTTTGGCGCGCTAACAGTGGTGACCGGACCAACTGTGATTGTGCCGATGTTACGCAGTGTGCGTCCTACTGCGCATTTATCAAGTATTTTGCGTTGGGAAGGTATTGTGATTGACCCCATCGGTGCCTTGCTCGCCGTGTTGGTGTATGAGTTCATTGTCTCGGGTAGTGGTGGTGTTGCCCTGGGACATATCCTACTGCTGTTTGCCGAACAGATACTGACCGGTTTGGTGTTTGGCGCGATAGCGGGTTATGCATTGGGCGTGGTGTTACGCCGGCACCTGTTACCGGAGTATTTACGCAGTGTTGCCACGCTGATGCTGGTTTTTGGTGTCTTCGCGCTGTCGAATTATATCCGCGAAGAATCCGGTTTGCTCACCGTCACCATCATGGGGATATGGCTGGCAAACATGAAAAATGTGGATATGAGGGATATCCTCAATTTCAAGGAGACATTGAGCATTGTCCTGATCTCAGGCTTGTTCATTATTCTCGCCGCACGGGTTGACTTTAATCTGGTTGCACAACTGGGCTGGGGTGCGCTGGGTGTATTGTTGATCATGCAGTTTGTGGCGCGGCCATTAAAAATACTGCTGTCAACCTGGGGTTCTTCACTGAGCTGGCGTGAGCGTGCCTTGCTTGCCTGGATTGCGCCGCGCGGTATCGTTGCCGCTGCGGTAGCGGCCTTGTTTGCCCTGCAATTACAACAGCGGGGCTTTGCACAAGCCGAGTTACTGGTGCCTATGACCTTTATTGTCATTATCGGCACGGTGGCCCTGCAAAGCTCAACGGCACGTCTGTTGGCAGTATGGTTAGGTGTGGCTGAACCGGATCCGAAAGGATTTTTGATTGCCGGTGCCAGCCCACTGGCGCGCGCAATTGCGTTGGTCCTGCAAGAGCATGACTTTCGGGTGTTACTGGCCGATTCCAGTTGGGACAACATCCGCGCCGCGAAGATGGATAACCTGCCGACCTTCTATGGCAATGTCGTCTCTGAGCACGCGGATCGCCGCCTGGACCTGGTGGGCATCGGTCGGCTGCTCGCCCTGTCTGGTGTACGGGAAGAGAATGCGCTGGCGGCCATGCGCTACCGGGCGGAGTTTGGTGCCGCCAATGTCTTTACTCTGCAAGTAGCCGCGGACAAAGAAGGTGACACCAAGACCGACAGGCCACCAGAGGGGCATATGGCATTTGCCGAAGATGTCAGTTTTACTCAGTTATCGACGATGCTGGCCGAAGGCGCGACGATTCGAAGCACGGGCCTGACGGATGAGTTTGGCTTCGATGAGTACCACAAGAAATATTATCGCCGTGCCATACCGTTATTCGCGATTAATCCGCGCGGCCAGTTGTCAGTCTATAGCGCTGACAGAGATATCAAACCGGGACCCGGCTGGACAATCATCAGTCTGATCGCACAACCCGTGGAAAAGCCGGTAGCTAAAGCAGAAGACCAAACCCGGCAGGGGACAGAAGATGGGGACAAGCCGGAGACGAGCGCCTAA
- a CDS encoding helix-turn-helix domain-containing protein — translation MDDFNGYQPVIDGCISSLFETIKNIIQFHSAAALYISTSDQDVDILKIINHSFDADWLHAYVQNIDTNSDPLIGSVLLNKRPVMWDDSWDRLPAQNSLSSIGAMRYFGHSQGVIYPMPLRGTQDKYMLFVFAFDVRLVNASNSEKTTNLLWHTEILLNHVCKDLHRLHTDTLDVQTQRFLKRPLTDRETQVLEWATKGKTAWEIATILSISERTVKFHLSNIYQKLDVVNRQQAVARAVAYQICNSG, via the coding sequence ATGGACGATTTCAACGGCTATCAGCCTGTCATAGATGGATGCATCTCTTCGTTATTTGAGACTATCAAAAACATCATCCAATTTCACTCTGCCGCAGCTCTATATATTAGTACTAGTGACCAAGATGTCGATATCTTAAAGATTATTAATCACAGTTTCGATGCAGATTGGTTACATGCTTATGTGCAAAATATCGACACCAATTCCGATCCACTTATTGGCTCAGTGTTGTTGAATAAAAGGCCAGTAATGTGGGACGATAGCTGGGACCGTCTCCCAGCACAAAATTCCCTTTCTAGCATTGGTGCGATGCGTTACTTTGGACATTCACAGGGTGTTATTTACCCGATGCCACTGAGAGGCACACAAGATAAATATATGCTTTTTGTCTTTGCGTTCGATGTAAGGCTTGTTAATGCTTCTAACAGCGAAAAAACAACTAACTTACTTTGGCATACAGAAATCCTCTTAAACCATGTCTGCAAAGATTTACATCGGCTACACACTGATACCCTGGACGTTCAGACTCAACGATTCCTGAAGCGCCCCCTAACAGATCGAGAAACCCAGGTGCTGGAGTGGGCCACCAAGGGAAAAACTGCCTGGGAAATCGCAACAATACTGTCTATTTCTGAGCGCACGGTAAAGTTTCATCTTTCTAATATTTACCAGAAGCTGGATGTAGTGAATAGACAACAGGCTGTGGCAAGAGCCGTCGCATATCAGATCTGCAATTCTGGATGA
- a CDS encoding DMT family transporter — protein sequence MGMGMIISFAIVAGGLVAIQGAVNSQLGTLLSHPLQAAFISFLVGTLGLWIMVLILNESLPQLSQLKAIPIKLYVGGLLGAAFITATIVLIPKIGVANMLIAALIGQILGSLVLDHFGLFGVPQKPIEISRMAGAGCVVLGLYFINK from the coding sequence ATGGGAATGGGAATGATAATTAGCTTTGCCATAGTTGCAGGGGGGCTGGTTGCCATACAGGGTGCTGTCAATTCACAGCTTGGCACATTACTATCACATCCACTTCAGGCCGCGTTCATTTCGTTCCTTGTAGGCACACTGGGGCTATGGATTATGGTATTAATCCTGAATGAGAGTCTGCCTCAATTGTCGCAATTAAAAGCGATTCCGATAAAATTATATGTTGGTGGATTGTTGGGGGCAGCATTCATAACGGCTACTATCGTGCTCATTCCGAAGATTGGGGTGGCAAATATGCTAATTGCCGCCCTGATAGGGCAAATACTCGGTTCTCTGGTGCTAGATCACTTTGGCCTGTTCGGTGTCCCACAAAAGCCCATAGAAATCAGCCGTATGGCTGGTGCCGGATGCGTTGTACTGGGATTGTATTTTATCAATAAATAG
- a CDS encoding LysR family transcriptional regulator has translation MDIEILRTFVEVMRRCSFAAVAREKDVAPSSISRAISSLEEELGVRLFQRSTRRLEPTEAGIIYYEHVEPLVDELERAHSMAADLSEHPRGTLRITTPVTFGQITLIPLLPELSTLYPDLTFEISMDDHMVDLLSERIDVALRLGPLTDSSFVATQLCELMFVVCASPAYIKKYGRPETLANIEQHNCLLFPLPGYSSRWRFRDKTGRVYEVPVHGRCYISNAFSLKQSAMADMGLVLLPRWVVWQELENGSLVDLFPDYDVTATEFDSSAWLLYPSRSYLPLKVRVFVNFMKDKFRAGLPWE, from the coding sequence ATGGATATCGAGATATTACGCACTTTCGTTGAAGTCATGCGTCGTTGTAGTTTTGCCGCAGTCGCTAGGGAGAAGGATGTCGCGCCATCTTCTATTTCGCGCGCCATTTCCTCCCTCGAGGAAGAGTTGGGTGTCAGGTTGTTCCAGCGTAGCACCCGTCGCCTTGAACCGACTGAGGCTGGTATTATTTATTACGAACATGTCGAGCCATTGGTGGATGAGCTCGAACGCGCGCACTCGATGGCCGCTGATCTTAGCGAACACCCGCGCGGTACGCTACGAATTACCACACCTGTTACCTTCGGTCAGATCACCCTTATCCCTCTGTTGCCAGAATTATCAACCTTGTACCCGGACTTAACATTCGAAATTTCAATGGACGACCACATGGTGGATTTACTATCCGAGCGCATAGATGTTGCCCTACGCCTGGGACCACTTACAGATTCTTCCTTTGTTGCGACACAATTGTGCGAGCTCATGTTTGTCGTTTGCGCAAGTCCGGCCTATATTAAAAAATACGGCAGGCCAGAAACACTCGCCAATATTGAGCAGCACAATTGCCTGCTATTCCCGCTTCCAGGATATAGTTCCCGTTGGCGGTTTCGTGATAAGACGGGGCGGGTCTACGAGGTACCTGTCCATGGGCGTTGCTATATTTCCAATGCATTTTCTCTCAAACAGTCTGCCATGGCTGACATGGGCCTGGTACTATTACCACGCTGGGTCGTCTGGCAAGAACTGGAAAATGGATCGCTTGTAGACCTGTTTCCTGATTATGATGTTACCGCCACAGAATTTGACTCCTCTGCGTGGTTGTTATATCCATCACGCAGTTATTTGCCCCTTAAGGTGCGCGTATTTGTCAATTTCATGAAGGACAAGTTTCGCGCCGGCCTCCCGTGGGAGTAG
- a CDS encoding zinc ribbon-containing protein has translation MPEHDSLNQKLVDAYNRMLERLNVAMEEVGRHARPALQEQLKQAAEKASELGELGREEAEEIATYLKRDIQDAAQWLADNGDELKDWLRFDIEQVEDRLFEAMNSVADKTRIELQALEEQAGLVGEWKTGEITGIGTLTCEGCGELLHFHTSGHIPPCPKCHGTRFKRVSHSAD, from the coding sequence ATGCCCGAACATGATTCCCTCAACCAGAAACTCGTCGATGCCTACAACCGCATGCTTGAACGCCTGAATGTGGCGATGGAAGAGGTCGGCCGCCATGCCCGCCCCGCCCTCCAGGAACAACTCAAGCAGGCCGCCGAAAAGGCCTCCGAGCTTGGCGAACTCGGTCGCGAAGAGGCCGAGGAGATTGCCACCTATCTGAAACGCGATATCCAGGATGCCGCGCAGTGGCTGGCCGACAACGGCGATGAACTGAAAGACTGGTTACGCTTTGATATCGAGCAGGTTGAAGATCGCCTGTTCGAGGCCATGAACTCCGTGGCCGACAAGACGCGCATCGAGCTACAGGCGCTTGAAGAACAGGCCGGCCTGGTCGGTGAATGGAAGACCGGCGAGATCACCGGCATCGGCACGCTGACCTGCGAAGGCTGTGGTGAATTGCTGCATTTTCACACCAGTGGTCACATCCCGCCCTGCCCAAAGTGCCACGGCACCCGTTTCAAGCGTGTGAGTCACTCGGCGGATTAA